A region from the Flavobacteriales bacterium genome encodes:
- a CDS encoding T9SS type A sorting domain-containing protein: MTTRLRPTLLALASLLTGPMCHAQCLHDPMVIPDSLVLCPDDTFTLSTMAGDAYQWFRNMDPILGATNQTLEVYGSLDAGSFFKVHVTLDSCTESSPTMAIDGYAFIQPQVYYSGDVLSVDSTQLTICANDTLLLLAQPPYNTGFQWYEDSVLISGENNDTLIVTAPGTYTLTAQQNGCPNVQSEMSYPWIIVQEPVMQPTISMVGTELCADPAGNSYQWAINGIPVVNGTTQCISASFQGGTYTVSVDYGSPCQLDSEPFVVQSTVDLASSGLSVHPNPASTDLWLSRGDGRPIGQWRMLDALGRQVLAGAGLTSTHHVDVGGFTPGHYTLITDARAVVPVMVH; encoded by the coding sequence ATGACTACACGCTTACGCCCTACCCTGCTGGCTTTGGCATCCTTGCTGACCGGACCAATGTGCCACGCGCAATGCCTTCACGACCCGATGGTGATCCCCGACAGCCTTGTCCTTTGCCCCGACGACACCTTCACGCTGAGCACTATGGCCGGGGATGCCTATCAATGGTTCCGGAACATGGACCCCATACTTGGCGCCACCAACCAAACCTTGGAGGTGTACGGAAGTCTGGACGCTGGTTCGTTCTTCAAGGTGCATGTGACGTTGGACAGCTGCACGGAAAGCAGCCCGACCATGGCCATCGATGGTTATGCTTTCATTCAACCGCAGGTGTACTACAGCGGCGACGTGCTTTCCGTGGACAGCACACAGCTGACCATCTGCGCCAACGACACGCTGCTGTTGCTGGCGCAGCCGCCCTACAACACCGGGTTCCAGTGGTACGAAGACAGCGTGTTGATCAGCGGGGAGAACAATGACACATTGATCGTGACGGCACCGGGCACGTACACCCTGACCGCACAGCAGAACGGCTGCCCCAATGTGCAAAGCGAGATGAGCTACCCATGGATCATTGTGCAGGAACCAGTGATGCAACCGACGATCAGCATGGTGGGCACCGAGCTATGCGCCGACCCGGCCGGGAATTCGTATCAATGGGCCATCAATGGGATACCGGTTGTCAACGGAACGACCCAGTGCATCTCAGCGTCGTTCCAAGGCGGAACATACACCGTGTCCGTTGACTATGGCAGTCCGTGCCAGTTGGACAGCGAGCCGTTCGTTGTGCAATCGACGGTCGACCTTGCATCCAGTGGGCTGAGCGTTCACCCGAATCCCGCCAGCACCGATCTGTGGTTGTCGCGCGGCGATGGACGGCCCATCGGCCAATGGCGTATGCTCGATGCCTTAGGGCGCCAGGTGCTCGCCGGTGCAGGGCTCACTTCAACCCACCATGTGGATGTTGGCGGGTTCACACCCGGGCACTACACGCTCATCACGGACGCGCGTGCAGTGGTGCCTGTGATGGTGCATTGA
- a CDS encoding insulinase family protein translates to MNRTLPTLMLVAALAPATAQKQYTYVSVPNDPMGARIYTLENGLQVYLSQNKDKPRVQTNIATRAGSKNDPASATGLAHYLEHMLFKGTHSIGTMDWAKESALLKQISDTYEQRRNTTDEVKREALYKRIDSLSYEAAKYAIPNEYDKMVSSLGASGTNAFTSTERTVYVNDIPSNALEKWMMIESVRFQELVLRLFHTELETVFEEFNRGQDNDQRKSFTAMAEHLYKKHPYGTQTTIGTGEHLKNPSMVKIHEYFDTYYVPNNMAVVLAGDIDYDATIAMVDKYFGGWKSKPVPAFTFTPEDPIAKPEAVEVMGPMAEWVSLGWRFGGVKSGDAIMMDLISGLLKNGQAGLIDIDLIQQQKVLDAGAFSFESTDYSQFGMSANAKQGQTLEEARDLLLAELAKVRNGQFDDWLIEAVVNDKRQQQTRFWNENNSMRASALTNAFILRKDWADVVGYLDRMGKITKEQVMAFAKERFGDNYVCVFKRTGEDKNTFKVTKPAITAIPINRDAQSDWFKEWEAAGMKDIEPAFVDYDKSIQRGTLKSGVPVASIPNTSNDLFTLVMVQDLGEHHDPKLKLAVEYLPYLGTEKYSASQLQQEFFKLGLEFSVQSGTDRNTITLTGLEKNMVQGLALLEHLLANAQPNKEAWAELVKDIAKQRANNKKNKGIIMSSAMLSYARYGERSPFRNILSQAELDAVDPAELVGLIHGLTAHEHRIFYYGNAPMTKVVATLEAEHKVTAPLKKYRQDAPYTELETKENRVLFVDYDMVQTEMMLVSHAGAFDAGKLPYGTLFNEYFGSGLSSIVFQEIREAKALAYSANAQFSRPQRKEDAHYVRAYIGTQNDKLGDAVTAMLDLMNNMPADERMFNGSKDAALKNLASQRATKEAIYWSWESAQRLGLSEDPNKALYEAMKSADLNGMGAFFKENIAGRNYTYMVIGKADKLDMAALERLGPLTKLGLEEIFGY, encoded by the coding sequence ATGAACCGAACCCTGCCCACCCTGATGCTTGTCGCCGCACTGGCCCCCGCCACAGCCCAGAAGCAGTACACCTATGTGAGCGTGCCCAACGATCCCATGGGCGCGCGCATCTACACGCTGGAGAACGGCCTGCAGGTGTACCTGAGCCAGAACAAGGACAAGCCGCGCGTGCAGACGAACATCGCCACACGGGCAGGCAGCAAGAACGACCCCGCATCGGCCACTGGTTTGGCGCACTACCTGGAGCACATGCTCTTCAAAGGCACCCATTCCATCGGCACCATGGACTGGGCCAAGGAAAGCGCCCTGCTGAAGCAGATCAGTGACACCTACGAGCAACGGCGGAACACCACCGATGAAGTGAAGCGCGAGGCCTTGTACAAGCGCATCGACAGCCTGAGCTACGAAGCTGCCAAATACGCCATCCCCAACGAGTACGACAAGATGGTGTCTTCGCTGGGAGCCAGTGGCACGAACGCGTTCACCAGCACCGAGCGTACGGTTTATGTGAACGACATCCCCAGCAACGCACTGGAGAAGTGGATGATGATCGAAAGCGTGCGCTTCCAGGAACTCGTGCTGCGCCTCTTCCACACGGAACTGGAGACGGTCTTCGAAGAATTCAACAGGGGGCAGGACAACGACCAACGCAAGTCGTTCACCGCCATGGCCGAGCACCTCTACAAGAAGCACCCCTACGGCACGCAGACCACCATCGGCACGGGCGAGCACCTGAAGAACCCCAGCATGGTGAAGATCCATGAGTACTTCGACACCTATTACGTGCCGAACAACATGGCGGTGGTGCTGGCGGGCGACATCGACTACGATGCCACGATAGCCATGGTGGACAAATACTTCGGCGGGTGGAAGAGCAAGCCGGTGCCCGCGTTCACGTTCACACCGGAAGATCCCATCGCAAAACCCGAAGCTGTGGAAGTCATGGGCCCCATGGCCGAATGGGTGAGCCTTGGTTGGCGCTTCGGTGGGGTGAAGAGCGGCGATGCCATCATGATGGACCTCATCTCGGGCCTGCTGAAGAACGGGCAGGCCGGCCTCATCGACATCGACCTGATCCAGCAGCAGAAGGTGCTCGACGCCGGGGCGTTCAGCTTCGAGAGCACGGACTACTCACAGTTCGGCATGAGCGCCAACGCCAAGCAGGGCCAGACCTTGGAAGAAGCGCGCGACCTCTTGCTCGCTGAACTCGCCAAGGTGCGCAACGGCCAGTTCGACGATTGGCTCATCGAGGCCGTGGTGAACGACAAGCGCCAGCAGCAGACCCGCTTCTGGAACGAGAACAACAGCATGCGCGCCAGTGCGCTCACCAATGCGTTCATCCTGCGCAAGGACTGGGCTGACGTGGTCGGCTACCTCGACCGCATGGGCAAGATCACCAAGGAGCAGGTGATGGCCTTTGCGAAGGAGCGCTTCGGCGACAACTACGTCTGCGTGTTCAAACGCACCGGCGAGGACAAGAACACCTTCAAGGTGACCAAGCCAGCCATTACCGCCATTCCCATCAATCGCGATGCGCAGAGCGACTGGTTCAAGGAGTGGGAGGCCGCAGGCATGAAGGACATCGAACCGGCGTTCGTTGACTACGACAAGTCCATCCAGCGCGGAACGCTGAAGTCTGGTGTTCCGGTTGCCAGCATCCCGAACACCAGTAACGACCTCTTCACCCTGGTGATGGTGCAGGACCTCGGGGAGCACCACGACCCGAAACTGAAGCTGGCCGTGGAATACCTGCCTTACCTCGGCACGGAGAAGTACAGCGCGTCCCAGTTGCAACAGGAGTTCTTCAAGCTGGGTTTGGAGTTCAGTGTGCAGAGCGGGACCGACCGCAACACGATCACCCTCACCGGACTGGAGAAGAACATGGTGCAGGGCCTGGCCTTGCTGGAGCACTTGCTCGCCAACGCACAACCGAACAAGGAAGCGTGGGCCGAACTGGTGAAGGACATCGCCAAACAACGCGCGAACAACAAGAAGAACAAGGGCATCATCATGAGCAGCGCCATGCTGAGCTATGCGCGCTACGGGGAACGCTCGCCCTTCCGCAACATCCTCTCACAAGCCGAATTGGACGCAGTTGATCCAGCGGAGTTGGTAGGCCTTATCCACGGCCTCACAGCGCATGAACACCGCATCTTCTACTACGGTAATGCACCGATGACCAAGGTCGTGGCGACCCTGGAGGCGGAGCACAAAGTGACCGCACCGTTGAAGAAGTACAGGCAGGATGCGCCGTACACCGAGCTTGAAACAAAAGAGAACCGCGTGCTCTTCGTGGACTACGACATGGTGCAGACCGAGATGATGCTCGTGAGCCATGCTGGCGCGTTCGACGCGGGCAAGCTGCCCTATGGCACGCTCTTCAACGAGTACTTCGGCAGCGGACTTTCCTCCATCGTGTTCCAGGAGATCCGCGAGGCCAAGGCGTTGGCGTATTCCGCGAACGCGCAATTCAGCCGACCGCAGCGCAAGGAGGACGCCCACTACGTGCGCGCCTACATCGGCACGCAGAATGACAAGCTCGGCGACGCGGTGACCGCCATGCTGGACCTCATGAACAACATGCCAGCCGATGAACGCATGTTCAACGGGAGCAAGGATGCGGCGCTGAAAAACCTTGCCAGCCAGCGCGCCACCAAGGAGGCCATCTACTGGAGTTGGGAAAGTGCGCAGCGGCTCGGGCTGAGCGAGGATCCAAACAAGGCTCTGTACGAAGCGATGAAGTCGGCCGATCTGAACGGTATGGGCGCCTTCTTCAAGGAGAACATCGCGGGGCGCAACTACACCTACATGGTCATCGGCAAAGCGGACAAGTTGGACATGGCCGCTCTGGAGCGTCTTGGGCCTCTGACCAAGCTGGGTCTGGAGGAGATCTTCGGGTATTGA
- a CDS encoding T9SS type A sorting domain-containing protein: protein MNKRNSVVAFFFIAFTTVGQWVPAGLFSSTLHYQASAFHNLDSGLFVYGANNPGPFAPATEGGIVLTDDGAASGGYFIWYEPSTNLEDIDVKMTGGKPLYMAAGHELYNRSIVVRPYLFPAYPFGFDSVRTGTGRYYRAIRMRNDLVAFTGGADQAGNGIIDMSTDTGATWTNIAFLPGQPVSRLHFVNDTLAFAATGGYSRLTNNGIAIPDSGAIYRSTDGGLNWAQVLSDTATGFSDVEFVNDQIGAATRNDGAVLRTTDGGNTWLPASVNLPAPIVMTSLTFRSDGTGFATGYRTDGLSGYVFISTDDGATWSENYNTSGLNSARRLYDVRFFDDAHGYACGQIRPLRTTGIITDQVELSSLTGALYPVPASDFLNVNTGFDGLAEVTISDALGRQMAISMFTRKSQALDVGGLPAGSYVVRVRAGSKAWSRGFVKL from the coding sequence ATGAACAAACGGAACTCCGTCGTCGCTTTCTTCTTCATCGCCTTTACTACCGTTGGCCAGTGGGTGCCTGCTGGGCTCTTTTCCAGCACGCTCCATTACCAGGCTTCGGCCTTCCACAACCTGGATTCAGGCTTGTTCGTGTATGGCGCCAACAATCCCGGACCGTTCGCCCCGGCCACGGAAGGGGGCATCGTGCTAACCGATGACGGTGCCGCTTCGGGCGGGTATTTCATCTGGTACGAGCCCTCCACGAACCTGGAGGACATCGATGTGAAGATGACCGGAGGGAAACCGCTGTACATGGCCGCTGGGCACGAGCTCTACAACCGCAGCATCGTGGTGCGGCCTTATTTGTTCCCGGCGTATCCCTTCGGGTTCGACAGCGTTCGCACAGGCACCGGCCGATACTACCGCGCCATCCGCATGCGCAACGACCTGGTGGCGTTCACCGGCGGCGCCGATCAGGCGGGCAATGGCATCATCGACATGAGCACTGATACCGGCGCCACCTGGACGAACATCGCCTTTCTTCCGGGTCAGCCTGTCTCGCGTCTGCACTTCGTCAACGATACGTTGGCGTTTGCCGCGACCGGGGGATACAGCAGGCTCACTAACAACGGCATCGCCATACCGGACAGCGGCGCCATCTACCGAAGTACCGATGGCGGCCTCAATTGGGCGCAGGTGCTCAGCGATACGGCCACGGGTTTCTCCGATGTTGAATTCGTGAACGACCAGATCGGAGCAGCAACGCGCAATGATGGCGCCGTCCTGCGCACGACAGATGGTGGCAATACGTGGCTGCCGGCCTCGGTCAACCTACCTGCACCCATCGTGATGACTTCATTGACGTTCCGATCTGATGGTACCGGCTTCGCCACTGGCTACCGCACCGATGGACTGAGCGGCTACGTCTTCATCAGCACGGATGATGGGGCAACGTGGTCCGAGAACTACAACACCAGTGGCCTGAACAGCGCCCGACGGCTGTACGACGTCCGTTTCTTCGATGATGCGCACGGGTACGCTTGTGGGCAGATCCGGCCGTTGCGCACTACGGGTATCATTACTGATCAGGTTGAACTTAGCAGCCTAACAGGAGCCTTGTACCCTGTGCCTGCTTCTGATTTTCTGAACGTTAACACGGGGTTCGACGGGCTGGCGGAGGTCACCATTTCGGATGCCCTGGGACGTCAAATGGCCATCTCCATGTTCACCCGAAAGTCGCAAGCACTGGATGTTGGGGGCTTGCCAGCGGGATCATACGTGGTGCGTGTACGCGCAGGAAGCAAGGCGTGGAGCCGCGGCTTCGTGAAGCTCTAA
- a CDS encoding DUF2461 domain-containing protein has product MSFKQITAIEQATLTFLKDLSRNNDRDWFTKHRDRYEAAHANMISFADALLERMGKHDRFDTASGRKSLMRIYNDLRFHKHKPPYNPRFGGNLDRAKPALRGGYYYHVEPGWSFISCGFFGPEPADLKLIRSDIAYDPGTWAKLIASKAMRATFEPLAGDQVATVPKGFTKDHPAIDLLRRKQFIFRRRFTDAQVLSKSFLSDVEASFRTVRPWFDHMSAVLTSDANGA; this is encoded by the coding sequence ATGTCGTTCAAGCAGATCACCGCCATTGAACAGGCGACGCTCACGTTTCTCAAAGACCTGTCGCGCAACAACGATCGCGACTGGTTCACGAAGCACCGCGACCGGTACGAGGCCGCCCATGCGAACATGATATCGTTCGCTGATGCGCTGTTGGAACGCATGGGGAAGCATGACCGCTTCGACACGGCGAGCGGACGCAAAAGCCTGATGCGCATCTACAACGACCTGCGGTTCCACAAGCACAAGCCGCCCTACAACCCGCGTTTCGGCGGCAACCTGGACCGGGCCAAGCCCGCGCTCCGCGGGGGCTATTACTACCACGTGGAGCCCGGTTGGTCTTTCATTTCCTGCGGCTTCTTCGGTCCGGAGCCTGCCGACCTGAAGCTCATCCGCTCGGACATTGCTTACGATCCCGGCACCTGGGCCAAGCTCATCGCTTCAAAGGCGATGAGGGCAACGTTCGAACCGCTGGCGGGTGATCAGGTAGCCACTGTTCCAAAGGGCTTCACGAAGGACCATCCGGCCATCGACCTCCTGCGCAGGAAACAGTTCATCTTCCGTCGACGGTTCACTGACGCACAGGTGTTGTCCAAGTCGTTCTTGTCCGATGTGGAAGCAAGTTTCCGGACCGTTCGCCCGTGGTTCGACCACATGAGCGCAGTGCTCACAAGCGACGCGAACGGTGCTTGA
- a CDS encoding LysM peptidoglycan-binding domain-containing protein — MNRLVMLLPLLLCLITGTAQVTQTRDGKKYILHTVEKGQTLFAIGQRYAVPTEVIVKANPAASQGLSIGQVLIIPVDGVSKKEAKAAPQLRDGELVHVVQKKETVYGIARKYSVPEADLLGRNPQMADGLKVGLELIIPVAKVTGTSATVVAPAADDGSISHPVQAQETIYGLCKQHGITEEELRAANGGLPEGLKVGTYLRIPAKKTEPVFVDPAVGMDKRDRYSVGLLLPFSIERNDSVLARPNSDDWYELTSIAAQFYAGAQLALDSLKALGLKVDIRVVDVGNDPASWSKALKDPDLRNLDLYIGPFHRAAIEQVAGMAGSGQIICPVAQSNKVLLGRPQVSKAVSGRTEQVQYTARYVAKYHGNDNIILLRSAITGEKELQDQMERMLRDALHAAGSDAVIDSTTIAYSGKRQGSSVLAKLSTSKLNVVVAPTEDVELVTGLVNVLADATDKHRIVVFGLEQWMNIESVDAAKRDAVQLHFAVSTHIDRSNARVAAFDKVFRERFHTDAGEYAFLGFDVTYFYLKALYDEGRTFPQRYATVAAEPLHMGFKMQKAGEENGYRNESAIMLVHRDLSLSPAKP, encoded by the coding sequence ATGAACAGGTTGGTGATGCTCTTGCCGTTGCTGTTGTGCCTGATCACCGGCACTGCACAAGTGACGCAAACGCGCGATGGCAAGAAGTACATCCTGCACACGGTTGAGAAGGGGCAAACGCTTTTCGCCATCGGACAGCGTTACGCAGTGCCAACCGAGGTGATCGTGAAGGCGAACCCTGCCGCATCGCAAGGGTTGAGCATTGGCCAAGTGCTCATCATACCGGTGGATGGGGTGAGCAAAAAGGAAGCGAAGGCCGCGCCGCAGCTGCGCGATGGCGAACTCGTTCACGTGGTGCAGAAGAAGGAGACCGTGTATGGGATCGCGAGGAAGTACTCTGTGCCGGAAGCCGACCTGCTGGGCCGCAACCCGCAGATGGCCGATGGCTTGAAGGTGGGCTTGGAACTCATCATCCCCGTGGCGAAAGTCACGGGCACATCGGCGACCGTGGTGGCGCCAGCTGCGGATGACGGCAGTATCAGCCACCCGGTGCAGGCACAGGAGACGATCTACGGCCTGTGCAAACAACACGGCATTACCGAGGAGGAACTACGCGCTGCCAACGGAGGCCTGCCGGAGGGATTGAAGGTGGGCACCTACCTGCGTATCCCGGCAAAAAAAACCGAACCCGTGTTTGTGGACCCGGCCGTCGGCATGGACAAGCGGGACCGCTACTCGGTGGGTCTGCTGCTGCCCTTCAGCATCGAGCGCAACGACAGCGTGCTTGCCCGTCCAAATTCCGACGATTGGTACGAACTGACGAGCATCGCAGCGCAGTTCTACGCTGGTGCGCAGCTTGCTTTGGATTCGCTGAAAGCGCTGGGCTTGAAGGTCGACATCCGTGTGGTGGACGTGGGCAACGATCCCGCCAGTTGGAGCAAGGCACTGAAGGACCCCGACCTGCGCAACCTCGATCTCTACATCGGCCCCTTCCACCGCGCTGCCATCGAGCAGGTGGCGGGCATGGCCGGCAGTGGTCAGATCATCTGCCCTGTGGCCCAGAGCAACAAAGTGCTTCTCGGGCGGCCACAGGTCAGCAAGGCTGTGAGCGGTCGTACGGAACAGGTTCAGTACACCGCACGCTACGTGGCCAAGTACCACGGCAACGACAACATCATCCTGCTGCGTTCGGCCATCACCGGCGAGAAGGAACTGCAGGACCAGATGGAGCGCATGTTGCGCGACGCCCTGCACGCGGCTGGTAGCGACGCTGTGATCGACAGCACCACCATTGCCTATTCGGGCAAGCGGCAGGGCTCCTCGGTGCTGGCCAAGCTGTCCACCAGCAAACTGAACGTGGTGGTGGCCCCCACCGAGGATGTGGAGCTCGTGACCGGTCTGGTGAACGTTCTTGCCGACGCAACCGATAAGCACCGCATCGTCGTCTTCGGCCTGGAGCAATGGATGAACATCGAAAGCGTGGATGCGGCCAAGCGCGATGCCGTGCAACTGCACTTCGCGGTGAGCACCCACATCGACCGCAGCAATGCCCGTGTGGCCGCTTTCGACAAGGTCTTCCGGGAGCGCTTCCATACCGATGCGGGGGAATACGCCTTCCTCGGTTTCGACGTCACGTACTTCTATCTGAAGGCGCTGTATGACGAAGGGCGCACCTTCCCCCAGCGCTACGCCACCGTCGCTGCCGAACCGCTGCACATGGGGTTCAAGATGCAGAAAGCGGGGGAGGAGAACGGTTACCGGAACGAGAGCGCGATCATGCTGGTGCACCGCGACCTGTCGCTGTCGCCCGCCAAGCCGTAG
- the guaA gene encoding glutamine-hydrolyzing GMP synthase, with product MEKILILDHGSQYTQLIARRVRELNVYCEIHPFSKAARFADDSSIKGVILGGSPFSVHDTNAPDTDISVFQGRLPVLAICYGAQLLAKRSGAPVLPSTVREYGRAHLDNIMVSGPLFDGVHPGTQVWMSHGDSITAVAGNMEVMASTHAVPVAAFRLKGENTFAVQFHPEVFHTTDGLTILRNFVQGVCGCKGDWTPASFVESTVDGLRQQLGNDRVVLALSGGVDSSVAAILLHKAIGERLHCVFVDNGLLRKGEFESVLENYKHLGLNITGVDAKARFYAALQGKEDPEQKRKAIGATFIHVFDDEAKRIKDVKWLGQGTIYPDVIESVSVHGPSVTIKSHHNVGGLPARMNLKVVEPLRLLFKDEVRRVGKELGLDVALLGRHPFPGPGLGIRILGEVTGEKVALLQEVDHIYIKHLREAGLYDQVWQAGAILLPVRSVGVMGDERTYENAVALRAVSSTDGMTADWCHLPYELLARISNDIINRVKGVNRVVYDISSKPPATIEWE from the coding sequence TTGGAGAAGATCCTCATCCTCGACCACGGCAGCCAGTACACGCAGCTCATTGCCCGTCGTGTGCGCGAGCTCAACGTTTACTGTGAGATCCACCCGTTCAGCAAAGCGGCCCGGTTCGCCGATGATTCGTCCATCAAGGGCGTCATCCTTGGCGGTAGCCCCTTCAGCGTGCACGATACCAATGCGCCGGATACCGATATCAGCGTGTTCCAAGGCCGTCTACCGGTGCTGGCCATCTGCTACGGCGCGCAGCTTCTGGCCAAAAGAAGTGGTGCGCCAGTGCTGCCGAGCACCGTGCGTGAATACGGCCGCGCCCACCTGGACAATATCATGGTCAGCGGGCCGCTGTTCGATGGTGTCCATCCCGGAACGCAGGTGTGGATGAGCCATGGCGACAGCATTACCGCTGTGGCCGGCAACATGGAGGTAATGGCCAGCACCCACGCGGTGCCTGTGGCGGCCTTTCGGTTGAAGGGCGAAAACACGTTTGCCGTGCAGTTCCACCCGGAGGTGTTCCATACCACCGATGGCCTGACCATACTGCGGAACTTCGTGCAGGGCGTATGCGGTTGCAAAGGCGATTGGACCCCGGCTTCGTTCGTGGAAAGCACGGTGGACGGGCTCCGCCAGCAATTGGGCAACGACCGGGTCGTACTGGCCCTCAGCGGTGGCGTGGACAGCAGTGTCGCCGCCATCCTTCTCCATAAGGCGATAGGCGAGCGCCTGCATTGCGTGTTCGTTGATAATGGCCTCCTGCGCAAAGGAGAGTTCGAGAGCGTACTGGAGAACTACAAGCACCTCGGCCTCAACATCACGGGTGTGGACGCCAAGGCGCGCTTCTACGCCGCGCTCCAAGGCAAGGAGGATCCTGAACAAAAGCGCAAGGCGATCGGCGCCACCTTCATCCATGTGTTCGATGATGAAGCCAAGCGCATCAAGGACGTGAAGTGGCTCGGGCAAGGCACCATTTATCCGGACGTGATCGAGAGCGTAAGCGTGCACGGCCCCAGCGTCACGATCAAGAGCCACCATAACGTAGGCGGATTGCCTGCCCGGATGAACCTGAAGGTGGTGGAGCCGCTTCGCCTGCTCTTCAAGGACGAAGTGCGAAGGGTGGGGAAGGAACTGGGCCTGGATGTTGCGCTCCTCGGGCGCCATCCGTTCCCGGGACCGGGCCTTGGCATCCGCATCCTGGGCGAAGTGACCGGCGAGAAAGTGGCGCTGTTGCAGGAGGTCGACCACATCTACATCAAGCACCTGCGCGAGGCCGGACTCTACGATCAGGTTTGGCAGGCGGGCGCCATCCTGCTGCCCGTGCGCAGCGTGGGTGTCATGGGCGACGAGCGCACGTACGAGAACGCCGTTGCTTTGCGCGCCGTTTCCAGCACCGATGGCATGACGGCCGACTGGTGCCACCTGCCCTACGAGCTTCTGGCACGGATCTCGAACGACATCATCAACCGGGTGAAAGGCGTGAACCGCGTGGTGTACGACATCAGCAGCAAACCGCCCGCAACCATCGAATGGGAATGA